Proteins from one Alkalidesulfovibrio alkalitolerans DSM 16529 genomic window:
- a CDS encoding MauE/DoxX family redox-associated membrane protein has protein sequence MSRLHLVLRLALGALFVAASLDKLLHPAEFAAIIADYRVLPAVLVNASAVYLPWLELMVGVLLLAGRMAAGALWLANLMLWAFWASLFAAYARGLDVDCGCFSVTAQGGGNMEWYLLRDGLFVVLGLAALLTARFSGR, from the coding sequence ATGAGCCGCCTGCACCTCGTCCTGCGCCTCGCCCTGGGCGCGCTGTTCGTGGCCGCGAGTCTGGACAAGCTCCTGCATCCGGCCGAGTTCGCGGCCATCATCGCGGATTACCGGGTGCTGCCCGCCGTGCTGGTGAACGCCTCGGCCGTGTATCTGCCCTGGCTCGAACTGATGGTCGGCGTGCTGCTTCTGGCCGGGCGCATGGCGGCCGGGGCGCTGTGGCTGGCCAACCTCATGCTCTGGGCGTTCTGGGCGTCGCTCTTCGCGGCCTACGCGCGCGGCCTGGACGTGGATTGCGGCTGCTTCTCCGTGACGGCCCAGGGCGGCGGCAACATGGAGTGGTACCTGCTGCGCGACGGTCTCTTCGTGGTCCTCGGACTCGCCGCCCTTCTCACTGCCCGCTTCTCAGGCCGCTGA
- a CDS encoding rhodanese-like domain-containing protein: MSLFTTAPRRTTLAQAARQALLILLISAVVAVASNAVRTDGLPLLGGGGARTGDPATGEISLADAAMLFAAGRALFLDARSAFEYDLGHIKGALSLPPSEFQPAFERYKPRFEEGLTVITYCDGERCPLGHELAEKLRAEGVAEIYELKNGWSRWQAQGLPTESGGAPDFLGTQEGGMCTVCGDEQ, encoded by the coding sequence ATGAGCCTCTTCACCACCGCGCCACGGCGCACCACCCTGGCCCAGGCCGCGCGCCAGGCGCTGCTCATCCTGCTCATCTCGGCCGTCGTGGCCGTGGCCAGCAACGCCGTCCGCACGGACGGCCTGCCGCTCCTCGGCGGCGGGGGCGCCCGGACCGGGGACCCGGCCACGGGCGAGATATCGCTTGCCGACGCGGCCATGCTGTTCGCGGCCGGACGCGCCCTGTTCCTCGACGCCCGCTCGGCCTTCGAATACGACCTGGGACACATCAAAGGCGCGCTCTCGCTGCCCCCCTCGGAATTCCAGCCCGCCTTCGAACGCTACAAGCCGCGCTTCGAGGAGGGCCTGACCGTCATCACCTACTGCGACGGCGAGCGCTGCCCCCTGGGCCATGAACTGGCCGAAAAGCTGCGCGCCGAGGGCGTGGCCGAGATCTATGAACTGAAAAACGGCTGGTCGCGCTGGCAGGCCCAGGGGCTGCCCACGGAGAGCGGCGGCGCGCCGGACTTCCTGGGCACCCAGGAGGGCGGCATGTGCACGGTCTGCGGGGACGAGCAATGA
- a CDS encoding thioredoxin family protein, whose product MKTNSLLILAGLLAIAAGLFFFGAPDGQKQSAAPEPLPRVGAGFEQPGGATAALVPRLPALPVPGMVTMIDLGAKGCVPCRMMEPILAELEAEYAGRAAIVFIDIEMHREEAARYRVRAIPTQIFYDTNGVERYRHEGFLDKATIEATLRTLGVS is encoded by the coding sequence ATGAAAACGAACTCCCTGCTCATCCTCGCCGGTCTTTTGGCCATCGCCGCCGGACTGTTCTTCTTCGGCGCGCCTGACGGCCAGAAGCAGTCTGCCGCGCCCGAACCGCTGCCGCGTGTCGGCGCGGGCTTCGAGCAGCCGGGGGGAGCCACTGCGGCTTTGGTTCCCAGGTTGCCCGCGCTGCCCGTGCCGGGCATGGTCACGATGATCGACCTGGGTGCCAAGGGCTGCGTCCCCTGCCGCATGATGGAGCCGATCCTGGCTGAACTCGAAGCGGAATACGCGGGCCGCGCAGCCATCGTCTTCATCGACATCGAGATGCACCGCGAGGAAGCGGCCCGCTATCGCGTGCGGGCCATCCCCACCCAGATCTTCTACGATACGAACGGCGTGGAGCGTTATCGCCACGAAGGGTTCCTGGACAAGGCGACCATCGAGGCCACGCTGCGCACCCTTGGAGTCTCATGA
- a CDS encoding permease has protein sequence MPHSEFWKENWRPLALMIGLFLACFYLPVGQPRFDNAVVEALELVKWYAQEHVILCLIPAFLIAGAISVFVSQGSVMKYLGPSANKACAYGVASCSGTILAVCSCTILPLFAGIYRMGAGLGPATAFLYAGPAINVLAIILTARVLGPELGIARAVGAIVFSVVIGLIMHFIYRKEEQEKAIKMAQVPEPEAARPLWQNGLYFAALVGILVFANWGAPAEPTGMWQAVFAAKWPLTALFAAGLGVMLHLWFGLARGPLLLAFAATTASALVFDEPLVPFVVGLAALSIIIAGREDDSGQWFSSSFGYAKQILPLLFLGVLIAGALLGRPGNEGLIPSAWVAAAVGGNSILANFAASFAGAFMYFATLTEVPILQGLIGSGMGKGPALALLLAGPALSLPNMLVIRSVMGTRKTVVFVALVIVMATLSGLIYGSLFD, from the coding sequence ATGCCCCACAGCGAATTCTGGAAAGAAAACTGGCGTCCCCTGGCGCTGATGATCGGCCTGTTCCTGGCCTGCTTCTATCTCCCCGTGGGCCAACCGCGCTTCGACAACGCCGTCGTCGAGGCCCTGGAACTGGTCAAGTGGTACGCGCAGGAGCACGTCATCCTGTGCCTGATCCCGGCCTTCCTCATCGCCGGGGCCATCTCGGTCTTCGTCAGCCAGGGCTCGGTCATGAAGTATCTGGGCCCCTCGGCCAACAAGGCCTGCGCCTACGGCGTGGCCTCGTGCTCGGGCACCATCCTGGCCGTGTGCTCGTGCACCATCCTGCCGCTCTTCGCGGGCATCTATCGCATGGGCGCGGGCCTGGGGCCGGCCACGGCCTTCCTCTACGCGGGACCGGCCATCAACGTCCTGGCCATCATCCTCACGGCGCGCGTGCTCGGCCCGGAACTGGGCATCGCCAGGGCCGTGGGGGCCATCGTTTTCAGCGTGGTCATCGGCCTGATCATGCACTTCATCTACCGCAAGGAAGAGCAGGAGAAGGCCATCAAGATGGCCCAGGTGCCCGAGCCCGAGGCCGCGCGGCCGCTGTGGCAAAACGGGCTCTACTTCGCGGCGCTCGTGGGCATCCTGGTTTTCGCCAACTGGGGCGCGCCCGCCGAACCCACGGGCATGTGGCAGGCGGTGTTCGCGGCCAAGTGGCCGCTCACGGCCCTTTTCGCGGCAGGGCTCGGCGTCATGTTGCATCTGTGGTTCGGCCTTGCGCGCGGGCCGCTGCTCCTGGCCTTCGCCGCCACCACGGCCTCTGCCCTGGTCTTCGACGAGCCGCTCGTGCCCTTCGTCGTCGGCCTGGCCGCGCTCTCGATCATCATCGCGGGCCGCGAGGACGATTCCGGACAGTGGTTCTCCTCCTCCTTCGGCTACGCCAAGCAGATCCTGCCGCTGCTCTTCCTCGGCGTGCTCATAGCGGGCGCGCTGCTCGGCCGCCCCGGCAACGAGGGGCTGATCCCCTCGGCCTGGGTTGCCGCAGCCGTGGGCGGCAACTCGATCCTGGCCAACTTCGCGGCCTCGTTCGCGGGCGCGTTCATGTATTTCGCCACCCTCACCGAGGTGCCCATCCTGCAAGGCCTCATCGGAAGCGGCATGGGCAAGGGCCCGGCCCTGGCGCTGCTGCTCGCCGGACCGGCCCTCTCGCTGCCCAACATGCTGGTCATCCGGAGCGTCATGGGCACCCGCAAGACCGTGGTCTTCGTGGCCCTGGTCATCGTCATGGCCACGCTTTCGGGCCTGATCTACGGATCGCTCTTTGACTAG
- a CDS encoding cytochrome c biogenesis CcdA family protein, producing the protein MDQIFLTVHGWMTGGAWLAFVGSFLWGVVSVLFSPCHLASIPLIVGYVGGQKEAVAGRRALLYSACFSFGLFVTIALIGVVCAMLGRMLGDIGPWWTIPVGLILIWLAMDMLGVARCSTGGGLLSRFTLKGVFGAFVLGLLYGILSGSCTFGFIAPILAVITLQGEVATGVALIVLFGLGHCLPILIAGGSTALVRRLLAKNEFHSASLRFRRLAGVLVGLLGLYFVSMPFLPEYSFF; encoded by the coding sequence ATGGACCAGATATTCTTGACCGTGCACGGCTGGATGACCGGCGGAGCATGGCTGGCCTTCGTGGGCAGCTTCCTGTGGGGCGTGGTCAGCGTGCTCTTCAGCCCCTGCCACCTGGCCTCCATTCCGCTCATCGTCGGCTACGTGGGCGGCCAGAAAGAGGCCGTGGCCGGACGCCGCGCCCTTCTCTACTCGGCCTGCTTCTCCTTCGGGCTGTTTGTGACCATCGCGCTCATCGGCGTTGTCTGCGCCATGCTCGGCCGGATGCTCGGCGACATCGGCCCCTGGTGGACCATCCCCGTGGGGCTCATCCTCATCTGGCTGGCCATGGACATGCTCGGCGTGGCCCGCTGCTCCACGGGCGGCGGCCTGCTCTCGCGCTTCACCCTCAAGGGCGTCTTCGGGGCCTTCGTGCTCGGCCTTCTCTACGGCATTCTTTCCGGTTCGTGCACCTTCGGCTTCATCGCCCCCATCCTGGCCGTGATCACCCTGCAAGGGGAGGTCGCCACGGGCGTGGCGCTGATCGTCCTTTTCGGCCTTGGCCACTGCCTGCCCATCCTGATCGCGGGCGGCTCCACGGCCCTGGTCCGCCGCCTGCTGGCCAAGAACGAGTTCCATTCGGCCAGCCTGCGTTTCCGCCGCCTGGCGGGCGTACTGGTGGGACTCCTCGGCCTGTATTTTGTGAGCATGCCCTTTCTGCCCGAGTATTCCTTCTTCTAA
- a CDS encoding thioredoxin family protein, with the protein MSLRKIVRLAACLLVLALAPVWDASPAKAQETVPIVPVPGMVTMVDLGAKNCIPCRMMAPILVELEKEYQGRAAIVFIDVWQHHDQVERFGLRAIPTQIFFDKEGREAKRHTGFLSKEAIEAELKQLGVE; encoded by the coding sequence ATGTCCCTGCGCAAGATCGTGCGTCTCGCCGCCTGCCTGCTCGTCCTCGCCCTCGCGCCGGTCTGGGACGCCAGCCCGGCCAAGGCCCAGGAAACCGTGCCCATCGTGCCCGTGCCGGGCATGGTAACCATGGTCGATCTGGGAGCCAAAAACTGCATCCCCTGCCGCATGATGGCCCCGATCCTCGTGGAACTCGAAAAGGAGTACCAAGGCCGGGCGGCCATCGTCTTCATCGACGTCTGGCAGCATCACGACCAGGTGGAGCGCTTCGGCCTTCGCGCCATCCCCACCCAGATATTCTTCGACAAGGAAGGCCGCGAGGCCAAACGCCACACCGGCTTCCTGAGCAAGGAAGCCATCGAGGCGGAACTCAAACAGCTTGGAGTCGAATAG
- a CDS encoding thioredoxin family protein has translation MKLIQVLGPGCAKCKEAARIASEAVAESGIEARVEKVEDLQQIMSFGVFSTPAVVVDGEVKAVGKVPSKKEIVAWLAG, from the coding sequence ATGAAACTCATCCAGGTTCTCGGCCCCGGCTGCGCCAAATGCAAGGAAGCCGCGCGCATCGCAAGCGAAGCGGTCGCCGAATCGGGCATCGAGGCCCGCGTGGAAAAGGTCGAGGATTTGCAGCAGATCATGAGCTTCGGCGTCTTCTCCACCCCGGCCGTGGTCGTGGACGGAGAGGTCAAGGCCGTGGGCAAGGTCCCGAGCAAGAAAGAGATCGTCGCCTGGCTCGCGGGCTGA
- a CDS encoding ArsR/SmtB family transcription factor, with product MNSINARRAQVFKALGNPVRMALVQELLAGERCVCDLAQALGGNMPAVSKHLATLREAGIVSCRREGTTIHYSLAMACVAGFLNCVDGHLRREAARLTSDLAGDMAARAPASALDGAGAEPGVSSAHGQQPIRPACACENTTQAATGTL from the coding sequence ATGAACTCGATCAACGCCCGCCGGGCGCAGGTCTTCAAGGCCCTGGGAAATCCCGTGCGCATGGCCCTGGTGCAGGAACTGCTCGCGGGCGAGCGTTGCGTGTGCGATCTGGCCCAGGCGCTTGGCGGCAACATGCCCGCCGTGTCCAAGCACCTGGCCACGCTGCGCGAGGCCGGGATCGTCTCCTGCCGCCGCGAGGGCACGACCATCCATTATTCGCTGGCCATGGCCTGCGTGGCCGGGTTCCTGAACTGCGTGGACGGCCATCTGCGGCGCGAGGCCGCCCGCCTGACCAGTGATCTGGCAGGCGACATGGCCGCGCGCGCGCCCGCTTCGGCTCTGGACGGGGCAGGCGCGGAGCCCGGCGTCTCGTCCGCGCACGGACAGCAACCAATCCGGCCCGCCTGCGCCTGCGAAAACACCACGCAAGCCGCCACCGGAACCCTCTGA
- a CDS encoding calcium/sodium antiporter, which translates to MIVALLSVAVGLALLVWSADRFVDGSAAVARHFGMPPLLIGMVVVGFGTSAPEMMVSALASWQGNPGIALGNAYGSNIANIALILGVSALISPIAVHSTVLRKELPILVAVTALTALLLLDGTLSRLDAQALLAVFAGLMAWTVRQGLVQRTDSLGAEMEQELAAPAMLLPRAVWRLSIGLALLIASSRVLVHGAVQIAQALGVGDLIIGLTIVAVGTSLPELASSVAAARKGEHDIALGNVLGSNLFNTLAVVGIAGAISPLAVPSEVLTRDVPVMGALTLSLFALGYGFGGRPGRINRFEGVLLLVCFFGYTVWLAAAG; encoded by the coding sequence ATGATAGTGGCGCTTTTGTCCGTGGCCGTCGGCTTGGCGCTCCTGGTCTGGAGCGCGGACCGCTTCGTGGACGGCTCGGCCGCCGTGGCGCGGCATTTCGGCATGCCGCCGTTGCTCATAGGCATGGTCGTGGTAGGGTTCGGCACCTCGGCCCCGGAGATGATGGTCTCGGCCCTGGCATCCTGGCAAGGTAATCCCGGGATTGCACTGGGCAACGCCTATGGTTCGAACATCGCCAACATCGCCCTGATCCTGGGCGTGAGCGCTCTCATAAGCCCTATCGCCGTGCATTCGACGGTACTGCGCAAGGAGCTGCCAATTCTGGTCGCGGTCACGGCCCTGACCGCGCTGCTGCTTCTCGACGGCACGCTTTCGCGTCTGGACGCCCAGGCGCTGCTGGCCGTATTCGCGGGACTCATGGCCTGGACCGTGCGTCAGGGACTCGTGCAACGCACGGATTCACTCGGCGCAGAGATGGAGCAGGAGCTTGCCGCTCCCGCCATGCTCCTGCCCAGGGCCGTGTGGCGGCTTTCGATCGGCCTTGCGTTGCTCATCGCCAGTTCGCGCGTGCTCGTGCACGGCGCGGTGCAGATCGCCCAGGCGCTCGGCGTCGGCGACCTGATCATCGGTCTGACCATCGTGGCCGTGGGCACCTCGCTGCCCGAACTGGCTTCGTCCGTGGCTGCGGCGCGCAAAGGGGAACACGACATTGCCCTGGGCAATGTGCTCGGCTCGAACCTCTTCAACACCCTGGCCGTGGTCGGCATCGCCGGGGCCATCAGCCCGTTGGCCGTGCCGTCAGAGGTCCTCACGCGCGACGTGCCGGTCATGGGCGCGCTGACCCTCTCGCTGTTCGCGCTTGGCTATGGTTTTGGGGGCAGACCGGGCCGGATCAACCGCTTCGAGGGTGTGCTGCTCCTGGTCTGCTTTTTCGGCTACACGGTCTGGCTCGCGGCCGCAGGATGA
- a CDS encoding Crp/Fnr family transcriptional regulator, with translation MRETGYLLSRDELVDRFRTLPSLTNFDNAYVKRILSLSKLRMYEPGETIIEEGLTDRWLYVVISGEVSVSKGGEELTRLSHVGDIFGEMNVIDGKPRSATITAVTNTTCLAIDASFLDALDEADKHPFNAVLYRLFSEILAERLRETDAELARCRRDLERLRRT, from the coding sequence ATGCGCGAAACCGGCTACCTTCTCAGCCGCGACGAACTCGTGGACAGGTTCAGGACGCTGCCGAGCCTGACCAACTTCGACAACGCCTACGTCAAGCGCATCCTGTCGCTTTCCAAGCTCAGGATGTACGAGCCCGGCGAGACGATCATCGAAGAAGGACTCACAGACCGCTGGCTGTACGTCGTCATCTCCGGCGAGGTGAGCGTGAGCAAGGGTGGCGAGGAGCTGACGCGGCTGTCGCACGTGGGCGACATTTTCGGCGAAATGAACGTCATCGACGGCAAGCCGCGTTCCGCGACCATTACCGCCGTGACCAACACCACCTGTCTGGCCATCGACGCCTCGTTCCTCGACGCGCTGGACGAGGCGGACAAGCACCCTTTCAATGCGGTGCTCTACCGCCTGTTCTCAGAAATCCTGGCCGAACGCCTGCGCGAGACCGACGCCGAGCTCGCCCGCTGCCGCCGCGACCTGGAGCGCCTGCGCCGGACCTGA
- a CDS encoding sensor histidine kinase, with protein MQRDETPTGDIFFSDLEPGNGIAPEEARERVDFFVRRIREKIGAYEKYQFSKRESRALNVFFDLAQEFTAKQDLWVLSVVIPKVFFDKEASLFLLNAEKRLEWRCCSIKGCFGTPPEDAPEPPLVEKPEVRNGHYLLPIKGNHELVSQLPFEPERDVIGLLDITPGTDISEHEKLFFEKYANRIGYRIHNRLIASKNQEHLEFIRSLVQDIGHNVIVPNMYFKLFYRRLESRIMLLRDIATKFSEFTNDCALDDPERMEACKRLQTDMDAAFAALMGQYREIYRHYEQTSMFLETLLRRSHFEQGRYVLEMRPCNLRTQILEPQLERYRARFAERGIEIAAGPGTQANPDPQVLADVGLISQVVANLFSNAVKYARSPADGSPPRVAYDWEVVSAIGERPVEAVKVSVFSTGQHLAESEASRLYSEGFRGANASSEYGTGHGLFFIKEVVGLHSGAVGYERTEGGNLFYFYLPVQADD; from the coding sequence ATGCAGCGCGACGAAACGCCCACAGGCGACATCTTCTTTTCCGACCTCGAACCGGGAAACGGCATCGCCCCCGAGGAGGCGCGCGAACGGGTGGACTTTTTCGTCCGGCGTATCCGTGAGAAGATCGGGGCCTACGAGAAATACCAGTTCAGCAAGCGCGAGAGCCGGGCCCTGAACGTCTTTTTCGACCTTGCCCAGGAATTCACGGCCAAGCAGGATTTGTGGGTGCTTTCCGTGGTCATCCCCAAGGTCTTTTTCGACAAGGAGGCGAGCCTTTTTCTCCTGAACGCCGAAAAACGCCTGGAATGGCGCTGTTGCTCCATAAAGGGCTGTTTCGGCACGCCGCCCGAGGACGCGCCCGAGCCTCCGCTGGTCGAAAAGCCCGAAGTCCGCAACGGCCACTACCTTCTGCCCATCAAAGGCAACCACGAACTCGTCTCCCAGCTTCCTTTTGAGCCGGAGCGCGACGTCATCGGCCTTTTGGACATCACGCCTGGCACCGACATCTCCGAACACGAGAAGCTCTTTTTCGAGAAGTACGCCAACCGTATCGGCTACCGCATCCACAACCGCCTCATCGCCAGCAAGAACCAGGAGCATCTGGAGTTCATTCGCAGCCTCGTGCAAGACATCGGGCACAACGTCATCGTGCCCAACATGTACTTCAAGCTCTTCTACCGCCGCCTGGAGAGCCGGATCATGCTCCTGCGCGACATCGCGACCAAATTTTCCGAGTTTACCAACGACTGCGCCCTGGACGACCCCGAGCGCATGGAGGCCTGCAAGCGGCTTCAGACCGACATGGACGCGGCCTTCGCCGCGCTCATGGGGCAGTACCGCGAGATATACCGCCACTACGAGCAGACCTCCATGTTTTTGGAGACGCTTCTGCGACGTAGCCATTTCGAGCAGGGCCGCTACGTGCTGGAGATGCGGCCGTGCAACCTACGCACCCAGATCCTGGAGCCGCAGCTCGAACGCTACCGGGCGCGTTTCGCCGAGCGAGGCATAGAAATCGCGGCCGGGCCGGGCACGCAGGCGAACCCCGACCCCCAGGTGCTGGCCGACGTGGGACTCATTAGCCAGGTGGTGGCCAACCTCTTCTCCAACGCGGTCAAGTACGCGCGCTCGCCAGCGGACGGTTCGCCGCCGCGCGTGGCGTACGACTGGGAGGTCGTCTCCGCCATCGGCGAGCGGCCCGTGGAGGCGGTCAAGGTTTCGGTCTTCTCCACGGGGCAGCACCTCGCGGAAAGCGAGGCGTCGCGTCTGTACAGCGAGGGATTTCGGGGCGCCAACGCCAGCAGCGAATACGGCACGGGCCACGGTCTGTTTTTCATAAAGGAAGTGGTGGGGCTGCATAGCGGGGCGGTCGGATACGAGCGCACCGAGGGCGGCAACCTCTTTTATTTTTATCTGCCGGTCCAGGCGGACGACTGA
- a CDS encoding ferredoxin, with amino-acid sequence MGYKITIDVEKCTGDGECVDVCPVEVYELQDGKAVAVNEEECLGCESCVEVCEQDAITIEEE; translated from the coding sequence ATGGGTTACAAGATCACCATCGACGTTGAGAAGTGTACCGGCGACGGCGAGTGCGTCGACGTCTGCCCTGTCGAGGTTTACGAGCTGCAGGACGGCAAGGCCGTGGCCGTGAACGAGGAAGAGTGTCTGGGCTGCGAATCCTGCGTCGAGGTTTGCGAGCAGGACGCCATCACCATCGAAGAAGAGTAG
- a CDS encoding YkgJ family cysteine cluster protein has product MGIDLSEYFAEYEALVAEIDKIFSAVKGQCGDLVTCEKGCDDCCHALFDLSFIESAYLNDRFLATFGGRERDAILMRADEAERRQHKIVRAAFKAKESGADTLAVLAELARERIRCPLLAEDSSCALYEHRPITCRLYGIPTAFEGQTRTCGRSGFEQGKPYPTVQLEKIQDRLVELSARAAEGVGSKFTGLATLFVPVSVALMNTYDEKYLGLETEETPVDEDPDAIPEAFAETAQRPTGPADPKTFAPGSRLEFPSEECSSCDDKNCDGCASASSGGCSGKPMIIEIGGPK; this is encoded by the coding sequence ATGGGTATCGACCTTTCCGAATACTTTGCCGAGTACGAGGCCCTGGTGGCCGAAATCGACAAGATATTCTCCGCCGTCAAAGGCCAGTGCGGCGACCTCGTGACCTGCGAGAAGGGTTGCGACGATTGCTGCCACGCCCTCTTCGATCTTTCCTTCATCGAGAGCGCCTACCTCAACGATCGGTTCCTCGCGACCTTCGGCGGTCGTGAACGCGACGCCATCCTCATGCGCGCCGACGAGGCCGAGCGCCGCCAGCACAAGATCGTGCGCGCGGCCTTCAAGGCCAAGGAGTCGGGTGCGGACACTCTTGCCGTGCTGGCCGAACTTGCCCGTGAACGCATCCGCTGCCCCCTGCTGGCCGAGGACAGCTCCTGCGCCCTGTACGAGCACCGGCCCATCACTTGCCGCCTCTACGGCATCCCCACGGCTTTCGAGGGCCAGACCAGGACCTGCGGCCGCTCCGGCTTCGAACAGGGCAAGCCCTATCCCACGGTCCAACTGGAGAAGATCCAGGACCGGCTGGTCGAACTCTCGGCCCGGGCCGCCGAGGGCGTGGGCTCCAAGTTCACCGGGCTGGCCACGCTGTTCGTGCCCGTGTCAGTGGCGCTCATGAACACCTACGACGAGAAGTACCTGGGGCTCGAAACCGAGGAGACCCCGGTGGACGAGGACCCGGACGCCATCCCCGAGGCCTTCGCCGAAACTGCGCAGCGCCCCACGGGTCCGGCCGATCCCAAGACCTTCGCCCCGGGCTCGCGTCTCGAGTTCCCCTCCGAGGAGTGCTCCTCCTGCGACGACAAGAACTGTGACGGCTGCGCCAGTGCCTCGTCCGGCGGCTGCTCGGGCAAGCCCATGATCATCGAGATCGGAGGCCCCAAGTGA
- a CDS encoding tetratricopeptide repeat protein — MPPTKATNVDEYIAEQQNALARNPECANTHYNLGVGYLSKRMFREAEESLIKALDCSPKLVEAYVQLGGIAMQRGDLETCLRYNQMAVRERPFFAVPHANIGFVHMQRGEADQAIAAFKKAVAQDPKFVQAMANLGGVYYMKGMLDAAENWCKKALAVEPKFGPAYHNLAMVALERGDKATATANVEKARESGYDIPQKLIDDIAALP; from the coding sequence ATGCCCCCCACCAAGGCCACCAACGTCGACGAATACATCGCGGAACAGCAGAACGCCCTGGCCCGCAACCCCGAATGCGCCAACACCCACTACAACCTGGGCGTGGGCTATCTCTCCAAGCGCATGTTCCGCGAGGCCGAAGAGAGCCTCATCAAGGCTCTGGACTGCTCGCCCAAGCTGGTCGAGGCCTACGTGCAGCTCGGCGGCATCGCCATGCAGCGCGGCGATCTCGAGACCTGCCTGCGCTACAACCAGATGGCCGTGCGCGAGCGCCCCTTTTTCGCCGTGCCGCACGCCAACATCGGCTTCGTACACATGCAGCGCGGCGAGGCCGACCAGGCCATCGCGGCCTTCAAGAAGGCCGTGGCTCAGGATCCCAAGTTCGTGCAAGCCATGGCCAACCTGGGCGGCGTTTACTACATGAAAGGCATGCTCGACGCGGCCGAGAACTGGTGCAAGAAGGCCCTGGCCGTGGAGCCCAAGTTCGGTCCAGCCTACCATAACTTGGCCATGGTGGCCCTGGAGCGCGGCGACAAGGCCACGGCCACGGCCAACGTGGAGAAGGCCCGCGAGAGCGGTTACGACATCCCCCAGAAGCTCATCGACGACATCGCCGCTCTTCCGTAG
- the ychF gene encoding redox-regulated ATPase YchF, with the protein MSLSIGIVGLPNVGKSTIFNALTRAQNAESANYPFCTIEPNKAVTPVPDARLIKLSELVKPQKIVHATVDFVDIAGLVKGASQGEGLGNKFLANIRETQAILHVVRCFENDDVIHVSGTVDPLRDIETIETELILADMQTLENRVDRLEKQVKGDKTLKPLIDAGRALLAHLEKGEPAASFPGRDDERARELMREVRLLTDKPFIYCANVDDAGLTEDNEHVNAVRTLAESRGAQFVKVAAKVEEELIGLSDAEAKEFLESYGAAESGLGQIIRTGYHALGLISYFTAGEKEVRAWTVTRGAKAPQAAGVIHTDFERGFIRAEVIAYDDYVKHGSEAACRTAGVLRTEGKEYVVRDGDVVHFLFNV; encoded by the coding sequence ATGTCCCTCAGCATAGGCATCGTCGGACTGCCCAACGTCGGCAAGTCCACCATATTCAACGCCCTCACGCGCGCCCAGAACGCCGAGAGCGCCAACTATCCCTTCTGCACCATCGAGCCCAACAAGGCCGTCACGCCCGTGCCCGACGCGCGGCTGATCAAGCTGTCCGAGCTGGTCAAGCCGCAGAAGATCGTCCACGCCACCGTGGATTTCGTGGACATCGCGGGTCTGGTCAAGGGCGCGAGCCAGGGCGAGGGCCTGGGCAACAAGTTCCTGGCCAACATCCGCGAGACCCAGGCCATCCTGCACGTGGTGCGCTGCTTCGAGAACGACGACGTGATCCACGTCTCGGGCACGGTCGATCCGCTGCGCGACATCGAGACCATCGAGACGGAACTCATCCTGGCCGACATGCAGACCCTGGAGAACCGCGTCGATCGCCTGGAGAAGCAGGTCAAGGGCGACAAGACGCTCAAGCCGCTCATCGACGCCGGACGCGCGCTGCTCGCGCACCTGGAGAAGGGCGAGCCCGCGGCCTCGTTCCCCGGCCGCGACGACGAGCGCGCGCGCGAGCTGATGCGCGAGGTCAGGCTGCTCACGGACAAGCCCTTCATCTACTGCGCCAACGTGGACGACGCAGGCCTGACCGAAGACAACGAGCACGTGAACGCCGTGCGCACCCTGGCCGAATCGCGCGGCGCGCAGTTCGTGAAGGTCGCGGCCAAGGTGGAGGAGGAGTTGATCGGGCTTTCCGACGCCGAGGCCAAGGAGTTCCTGGAGTCCTACGGCGCGGCCGAATCGGGCCTGGGGCAAATCATCCGCACGGGCTACCACGCGCTCGGGCTCATCTCCTACTTCACGGCCGGAGAGAAGGAAGTGCGCGCCTGGACCGTGACCAGGGGGGCCAAGGCCCCGCAGGCCGCCGGAGTCATCCACACGGACTTCGAGCGCGGCTTCATCCGGGCCGAGGTCATCGCCTACGACGACTACGTGAAGCACGGCTCAGAGGCAGCCTGCCGCACGGCGGGCGTGCTGCGCACCGAGGGCAAGGAATACGTCGTCCGCGACGGCGACGTGGTGCATTTCCTTTTCAACGTCTAG